The following coding sequences lie in one Leptolyngbya sp. 'hensonii' genomic window:
- a CDS encoding Uma2 family endonuclease: protein MTTVIATPISQIKLAPGSAISILGLTWKTYEALLQELGNDRLTRLAYDQGMLEIRMPGELHEIINRLLAKIITMLAMELGMEANDFGSTTLNRESLDRGIEPDSCFYIQNAEPGQGLETKGTESLAPDLVLEVDIANSSANKLAIYKAIGVPEIWLFSRNGLKIWVLQTGQYLEADRSRSFPLVSAQQLNHWLELRRTETDLTVLREVQRFCKAR, encoded by the coding sequence ATGACCACTGTGATTGCTACACCCATCAGTCAAATTAAGTTGGCCCCTGGTAGTGCAATCAGTATTTTGGGGCTGACCTGGAAGACCTATGAAGCGTTACTTCAGGAACTGGGGAACGATCGCCTGACTCGACTTGCCTATGATCAGGGCATGTTGGAAATTAGAATGCCGGGAGAACTCCACGAAATTATCAACCGACTGCTGGCAAAAATCATCACGATGCTGGCGATGGAATTAGGCATGGAAGCCAATGACTTTGGCTCTACTACCCTGAATCGCGAGAGTCTTGATCGGGGCATTGAACCCGATAGTTGTTTCTACATCCAGAATGCGGAACCGGGGCAGGGACTGGAAACCAAGGGGACTGAAAGCCTTGCTCCCGACTTAGTATTGGAGGTGGACATTGCCAATTCCTCCGCTAATAAGCTGGCGATTTATAAAGCGATCGGAGTGCCTGAAATCTGGTTGTTCTCCCGAAATGGGCTCAAAATCTGGGTACTTCAAACTGGGCAGTATCTTGAAGCGGATCGCAGTCGATCGTTTCCGCTGGTTTCTGCTCAACAGCTCAACCATTGGCTTGAACTACGGAGAACCGAAACGGATTTGACCGTGTTACGGGAGGTTCAGCGGTTCTGTAAAGCACGATAA